From Virgibacillus natechei, the proteins below share one genomic window:
- a CDS encoding alanine/ornithine racemase family PLP-dependent enzyme — MSQLGTPRIEINLAKIAHNAKNLVRLYDSKGIGIMAVTKTVCGEPAVANALVNQGIHTLADSKLKNIKRMREAGITAQFVLLRSPAISEVSSVIKHVDISMNTELAVIKKLSAKAIDSNIRHKIILMIEMGDLREGIMPDTLEEFIKEVLNLSGIEIVGIGANFACFGGVKPSGENIRQLSSLAETMEEKFRLPLSFVSGGNSANYNWFMSTSDTEKINNLRLGESIYLGRETLNRMVIPGLYTDAFTLVSEIIELKSKPSVPYGEIGQDAFGKRPQFQDIGQMKRAIMGVGSQDILVSGLTPRLDIDIIGSSSDHTVLNMKKANLKVGDELRFDLNYGALLLAMTSPYVSKEYVGTYKIYKDRIGKRPALEIEMFK; from the coding sequence TTGAGCCAACTTGGTACACCTAGAATTGAAATCAACCTTGCAAAAATCGCACATAATGCAAAAAATTTAGTCCGATTATATGACTCAAAAGGTATCGGGATCATGGCCGTTACGAAAACAGTTTGTGGAGAACCTGCTGTTGCTAACGCTCTTGTAAATCAAGGCATCCATACGCTTGCAGATTCCAAATTGAAAAATATAAAGAGAATGCGCGAAGCAGGTATCACCGCACAATTTGTTCTACTACGGTCACCAGCTATTAGTGAGGTAAGCTCTGTTATTAAACACGTTGACATCAGCATGAATACAGAATTAGCCGTCATTAAAAAACTTTCAGCAAAAGCTATTGATTCCAATATCCGCCATAAAATTATCCTTATGATAGAGATGGGAGACCTACGCGAAGGTATTATGCCCGACACACTTGAGGAATTCATTAAAGAAGTATTGAACCTATCCGGGATTGAAATTGTTGGTATAGGCGCGAACTTTGCTTGCTTTGGTGGTGTAAAACCAAGTGGAGAAAACATACGCCAATTATCTTCACTGGCGGAAACCATGGAGGAAAAATTCAGGTTACCTCTTTCCTTTGTATCAGGAGGTAACTCAGCTAATTACAATTGGTTCATGTCCACCTCTGACACGGAGAAAATCAATAACCTAAGACTTGGTGAGTCTATCTATTTGGGACGTGAAACACTAAATCGAATGGTGATACCTGGTTTATATACAGATGCTTTTACATTGGTTTCAGAGATCATTGAATTAAAATCAAAACCATCCGTTCCCTATGGAGAAATAGGTCAGGATGCATTTGGCAAGCGCCCTCAATTTCAAGATATCGGACAAATGAAAAGGGCTATTATGGGAGTAGGATCTCAAGATATCCTCGTATCAGGGCTTACACCAAGATTAGATATTGATATTATTGGATCAAGCAGTGACCACACTGTTCTTAACATGAAGAAAGCAAATTTAAAAGTAGGAGACGAGTTGCGATTTGACCTTAATTATGGTGCACTCCTTTTAGCCATGACATCACCCTATGTTTCAAAAGAATATGTCGGAACTTACAAAATATATAAGGATCGTATTGGTAAAAGACCTGCACTTGAAATAGAAATGTTTAAGTAA
- a CDS encoding DUF1611 domain-containing protein: protein MKETAIIYCENNFGKMDGKTANGLVRSSRKYQIQGVIDSTKVGMDTGELLSGEKNGIPVFASLDHALKNLPTTPAQFIYGIAPSEAFLKSDERNIVLRAMENGMNIVNTLHEFFTDDEEFVKHSKQFNVTITDVRKPPHKKDMHLFTGRILHIETPVITILGTDSAIGKRTTSVLLEEALNKKGIKTAFITTGQTGLIQGAKYGIAVDALPSQFITGEIENEIMKAHDTENPDIIIVEGQGALSHPAYISSNAIIRGSRPGAVIVQHAPKRKFLGDFNFMEMPTLKGEIELIEAYSKISKVIATTINHEDMTDKEVEEEIKQNETQLNLPSTDVLTHGCDKLIDSIFKSYPELKGKQKKVLVN from the coding sequence ATGAAAGAAACTGCAATTATTTATTGTGAAAACAACTTCGGGAAAATGGACGGAAAGACAGCTAACGGACTGGTTAGAAGTTCGAGAAAATATCAAATTCAAGGTGTCATTGACAGTACGAAGGTTGGCATGGATACAGGTGAATTACTAAGTGGAGAGAAAAACGGTATTCCTGTATTCGCAAGTCTCGATCATGCGCTTAAGAATTTACCCACAACACCTGCCCAATTTATATATGGGATAGCCCCATCTGAAGCCTTTCTGAAAAGTGATGAAAGAAACATCGTCTTACGTGCCATGGAAAACGGAATGAATATTGTAAACACACTCCATGAATTCTTTACAGATGATGAAGAGTTTGTAAAGCACTCCAAACAATTTAACGTTACGATTACGGACGTAAGAAAGCCTCCCCACAAAAAAGATATGCATCTTTTCACAGGGCGAATCCTACACATCGAAACCCCTGTCATAACAATACTTGGAACAGACAGCGCCATCGGCAAACGAACCACATCCGTTCTGCTAGAAGAAGCTTTAAACAAAAAAGGTATAAAGACTGCCTTTATAACAACAGGGCAAACTGGATTAATCCAAGGTGCAAAATACGGTATTGCGGTAGACGCACTTCCTTCCCAATTCATTACAGGTGAAATAGAGAATGAAATTATGAAAGCGCATGATACGGAAAATCCCGACATTATCATTGTTGAAGGACAAGGCGCATTAAGTCACCCTGCCTATATTAGCTCCAATGCAATTATAAGAGGATCGAGGCCTGGGGCGGTTATTGTTCAGCACGCTCCAAAACGTAAATTCCTTGGCGATTTTAATTTTATGGAAATGCCAACCTTAAAAGGTGAAATAGAGCTTATTGAGGCCTACTCAAAAATATCAAAGGTCATCGCCACTACGATCAACCATGAAGATATGACGGATAAAGAGGTTGAAGAAGAAATCAAACAAAATGAAACACAATTGAATTTGCCATCAACGGATGTTCTCACCCATGGATGCGATAAGTTAATAGATAGCATTTTCAAAAGCTACCCCGAACTTAAAGGCAAACAGAAGAAAGTGCTTGTTAATTGA
- the dnaX gene encoding DNA polymerase III subunit gamma/tau: MSYQALYRVWRPRNFADVVGQTHITRTLQNAISQEKFSHAYLFSGPRGTGKTSAAKIFAKTINCEHSPVNEPCNECDACRGIQDGSISDVIEIDAASNTSVEDIRDIRDKVKYASSSVPYKVYIIDEVHMISTSAFNALLKTLEEPPNHVVFILATTEPHKIPLTILSRCQRFDFKPISNQSIVDRMHTILEAEDISVSSDAMETVALTAEGGMRDALSILDQAISYSEETVELDDVLAVTGGVSQEILTDMVKAMHEKDVQHALGRLDTLIQSGKDPGRFVYDLIYFMRDLLLYKSSPSLEGLLERARVGESFQALTESVSIDWIQDAIMQLNQCQQEIKWTNSPKVFIEIALLTITNRYHEQEQTASSIDSEAVTRLTNKMAQLEKELTMLKEKPVEHAQPAPQQREQRKPQSRGAKNSYKIPIERIRDVLRQAEKAELKNVQSQWANFLSKLKTTNAPAHATIQDSKPVAASNQALVVSFKYEIHCSLFLDNQETIESVLVSVMDKSVTIIAIPEKDWTQLRTEYINNQEKTESNPQEEEEVQADPFVEEARKLVGDDLLEIHD, encoded by the coding sequence ATGAGTTATCAAGCGTTATACCGCGTCTGGCGGCCAAGAAACTTTGCTGACGTTGTGGGACAAACACATATTACACGTACACTTCAGAATGCGATTTCGCAGGAGAAGTTTTCACATGCGTACCTTTTTTCTGGCCCGAGGGGGACCGGGAAAACAAGTGCCGCGAAGATTTTCGCGAAAACAATCAACTGTGAGCATTCGCCTGTGAATGAGCCATGCAATGAATGTGATGCATGTCGTGGCATTCAAGATGGTTCAATTTCAGATGTCATTGAAATTGATGCCGCATCTAACACGAGCGTTGAGGATATTCGTGATATCCGTGATAAAGTAAAATATGCTTCAAGCTCAGTTCCATATAAAGTATATATTATTGATGAAGTGCACATGATCTCAACGAGTGCATTCAATGCGCTGTTAAAAACGCTTGAGGAACCACCGAATCATGTTGTATTTATTTTAGCAACAACAGAACCGCATAAAATTCCACTAACGATTCTTTCCAGGTGTCAGCGCTTTGACTTTAAGCCGATTTCCAATCAATCGATTGTTGATCGTATGCATACAATCCTTGAAGCAGAGGACATTTCCGTTTCATCTGATGCAATGGAAACTGTTGCTTTAACTGCAGAAGGTGGGATGCGTGATGCATTAAGTATTCTCGATCAGGCTATTTCGTACAGTGAGGAAACCGTTGAATTAGATGACGTGTTAGCTGTAACCGGCGGCGTTTCTCAGGAAATCCTGACAGATATGGTAAAAGCAATGCATGAAAAGGATGTGCAGCACGCTCTCGGGCGCTTAGATACATTAATCCAAAGCGGAAAAGATCCAGGACGTTTCGTGTATGATCTGATATACTTTATGCGTGATCTATTATTATATAAAAGCTCACCATCCTTGGAGGGACTATTGGAGCGAGCAAGAGTGGGTGAAAGTTTCCAAGCGCTGACTGAATCTGTATCGATAGACTGGATACAAGATGCGATTATGCAATTAAATCAGTGTCAGCAGGAAATTAAATGGACGAATAGCCCGAAAGTATTTATTGAAATTGCACTATTAACCATTACAAATCGGTATCATGAACAAGAACAGACAGCTAGTAGTATTGATTCCGAGGCGGTTACAAGGTTAACGAATAAAATGGCACAATTGGAAAAAGAACTAACCATGTTAAAAGAAAAGCCTGTTGAGCATGCGCAGCCAGCACCCCAACAACGGGAACAACGAAAACCACAATCCAGAGGGGCGAAAAACAGTTATAAAATACCCATTGAACGAATTCGAGATGTACTGAGACAAGCTGAAAAGGCGGAACTTAAAAATGTACAGTCACAATGGGCGAACTTTTTAAGCAAGTTAAAGACGACAAATGCACCTGCACATGCTACCATTCAGGATAGTAAACCAGTTGCTGCATCTAATCAAGCACTTGTCGTGTCCTTTAAATATGAAATACATTGTTCCTTGTTTCTAGATAACCAGGAAACAATTGAATCCGTACTCGTAAGTGTGATGGATAAAAGTGTAACCATCATTGCAATCCCAGAAAAAGATTGGACTCAGTTACGCACGGAATATATCAATAATCAAGAGAAGACAGAATCGAACCCTCAGGAAGAGGAAGAAGTGCAAGCAGATCCGTTTGTGGAAGAAGCAAGAAAGCTTGTGGGAGACGATCTACTGGAAATACATGATTAA
- a CDS encoding YbaB/EbfC family nucleoid-associated protein: MKGNMNNMMKQMQKMQKQMTKAQEELHELSFEASAGGGMVTVTANGKKEIIDVQIKEEVVDSDDVEMLQDLVLAATNDVLKQIEDKTNDTMGQFTKGLNMPGMF; this comes from the coding sequence ATGAAGGGAAATATGAATAATATGATGAAGCAAATGCAAAAGATGCAAAAGCAAATGACGAAGGCACAAGAAGAACTGCATGAGTTAAGTTTCGAGGCGTCTGCAGGTGGCGGAATGGTTACCGTGACTGCAAACGGGAAAAAGGAAATTATCGATGTTCAAATTAAGGAAGAAGTCGTCGATTCTGATGATGTCGAAATGTTACAAGACCTTGTTCTTGCAGCAACGAATGATGTGCTTAAACAAATTGAGGACAAAACAAATGACACAATGGGACAATTCACGAAAGGGCTAAACATGCCGGGAATGTTCTAG
- the recR gene encoding recombination mediator RecR, whose translation MYYPEPISKLIDSFTKLPGIGPKTAVRLAFFVLNMKDDDVMDFAKNLVSAKRELTHCSTCGHITDQDPCAICQDTSRDQSIICVVQDPKDVIAMEKMKEFHGKYHVLHGAISPMDGIGPEDINVPDLITRLKDEEVKELILATNPNIEGEATAMYISRLVRPSGIKTTRIAHGLPVGGDLEYADEVTLSKALEGRRDL comes from the coding sequence ATGTATTATCCAGAACCGATTTCTAAACTGATTGACAGTTTTACAAAATTGCCGGGGATCGGACCGAAAACGGCAGTCCGTCTGGCTTTTTTTGTATTAAATATGAAAGATGATGATGTCATGGATTTTGCGAAAAACTTGGTAAGTGCAAAGCGGGAGCTAACACATTGCTCCACGTGCGGCCATATTACCGATCAGGATCCATGCGCCATTTGCCAGGACACGTCACGTGATCAATCCATTATTTGTGTCGTGCAGGATCCAAAAGACGTCATTGCGATGGAAAAGATGAAAGAATTCCATGGAAAATACCATGTTCTTCACGGTGCTATATCTCCTATGGATGGAATTGGCCCGGAAGACATCAATGTTCCTGATTTGATTACTCGTTTAAAAGATGAAGAAGTGAAAGAACTGATCTTAGCAACAAACCCAAACATTGAAGGGGAAGCTACAGCTATGTATATTTCACGTCTTGTTAGACCATCCGGGATTAAAACGACACGAATTGCACATGGTCTACCCGTTGGTGGAGATTTAGAGTATGCGGATGAAGTAACATTATCAAAGGCATTAGAGGGTAGAAGAGATCTATAG
- a CDS encoding YaaL family protein, with translation MGKINKKDVDGELLDAIFTLEREWKQIESIVEKSIEPSHSSHQMEALAQAKYLFLLREARHRKVSALQRV, from the coding sequence ATGGGGAAAATAAACAAAAAAGATGTGGACGGGGAATTGTTAGATGCCATTTTTACGTTGGAACGTGAATGGAAGCAAATCGAGTCGATTGTAGAGAAAAGCATTGAACCCTCACACAGCAGCCACCAGATGGAAGCACTGGCACAGGCTAAGTATTTATTTTTACTGCGTGAAGCAAGGCATCGAAAGGTTAGCGCGCTACAGCGGGTGTGA
- a CDS encoding Rpn family recombination-promoting nuclease/putative transposase, whose translation MSSFKQLFGNEKNKAITVVFLNAILQKTGRSRIKDISFANTELGGEYVDDKESRLDLMVVTDADEWINVEMQFGNKYDMINRSIFYWSRAYLNPLGKGMSYKQLRPVIAINILNFDLFKQTERFHTSYHLYEDEEQFELTDMMEYHFIEMGKLIQAWKDDKLDPWNSVLARWLLMLGMVDHRNKKIYDDIYAELEEIAMKDESLREAFQNWEELSMTQEQKLAYESRLKRIMDEESFQRDMDLLAQEIERGKEEIRQKEKKISQIKKEAVMKSKKATARRLLLHGIEVELVAESTGLPRDRVMGIQRDLEK comes from the coding sequence TTGTCATCATTTAAACAACTCTTTGGGAATGAAAAGAATAAAGCCATCACGGTCGTATTTTTAAACGCAATTCTTCAAAAAACAGGCAGAAGCCGGATCAAAGATATTTCATTTGCGAATACGGAATTAGGTGGGGAATATGTTGATGATAAGGAGTCAAGATTAGATTTAATGGTGGTTACGGATGCTGATGAATGGATTAATGTAGAAATGCAATTTGGGAATAAATACGATATGATTAACCGCTCTATCTTCTACTGGTCCAGGGCCTATCTAAACCCGCTTGGAAAAGGGATGTCCTATAAACAATTGCGCCCGGTCATTGCGATTAACATTCTTAATTTTGACCTTTTTAAACAAACAGAGCGCTTCCATACCTCCTATCATTTGTACGAGGATGAAGAGCAATTTGAGCTGACGGATATGATGGAATACCACTTTATAGAAATGGGGAAATTAATACAAGCTTGGAAAGACGACAAATTGGATCCATGGAATAGTGTTTTGGCCAGATGGCTCTTGATGCTTGGCATGGTTGATCACAGGAACAAGAAAATCTATGACGACATTTATGCGGAACTGGAGGAGATAGCCATGAAAGACGAATCATTGCGTGAAGCCTTCCAGAATTGGGAAGAGTTAAGCATGACGCAGGAACAAAAACTTGCTTATGAATCGCGTTTGAAACGTATTATGGATGAGGAATCTTTCCAACGTGATATGGATTTGCTTGCACAAGAGATAGAACGTGGTAAGGAAGAAATAAGGCAAAAAGAGAAAAAAATAAGTCAAATAAAAAAGGAAGCAGTAATGAAGTCAAAAAAAGCAACTGCCCGCCGACTCTTATTACATGGGATCGAAGTTGAACTTGTTGCCGAATCTACTGGTTTGCCCAGGGATAGAGTGATGGGAATACAGCGAGATTTGGAAAAATAA
- the ltrA gene encoding group II intron reverse transcriptase/maturase: MQTQLRYWEYYGLTNCFDELYEQAKAGNSFNRLYDKITSRENILLAYRTIKNNKGSKTAGTDGRTINDFKSMSEEQLVNLIQKRVANYQPMKVRRVYIPKANGDKRPLGIPSMSDRIIQQSIKQFLEPICEAQFFKHSYGFRPLRSTHDAIARMNRLINRSNLHYVVDIDIKGFFDNVNHSLLLKQLWNFGVQDRKILRIISKMLKAEIAGEGVPSKGTPQGGILSPLLSNIVLHDVDKWVSGQWECFETHHEYANISGKFKALKKTGLKEGYIVRYADDFKILCRDWKTAQKWYHAVELYINERLKLNISEEKSQIVNLRKRSSEFLGFTIRAVQKGNKRVVHSRLSKKKKEAYKAEGLKRIKQLQKIPTANNAMLFNSWVLGIHNYSKAATHVCKEFREIAYCLSRSLYNRFKQIGVYDYPNRPPPTYSRYYKTSIKAYKVNGVYLYPLADIKHQILRSFSQWQTPYTEKGRAGIHKNINIDVYQEIIKLMKSNISTRNIEYIDNRISRYSMRSGKCEITGRFLPAELVHCHHYLPVKLGGLDVFKNLRIIHKSLHVLIHATNKATIKKYIEEQKVGSGDLVKINIYRKMCNLESIS; encoded by the coding sequence ATGCAAACGCAATTACGATATTGGGAATATTACGGTCTAACAAACTGTTTTGATGAATTGTATGAACAGGCGAAAGCTGGGAACTCATTTAATAGATTATATGACAAGATAACTTCAAGAGAGAATATTTTATTAGCATATCGTACAATTAAGAATAACAAGGGTTCGAAAACAGCGGGGACAGACGGTCGTACAATTAACGACTTTAAGTCCATGTCGGAAGAGCAGCTTGTAAATTTAATTCAAAAAAGGGTTGCAAATTACCAACCTATGAAGGTGCGTAGAGTATATATTCCGAAAGCAAATGGAGATAAACGCCCTTTAGGTATACCAAGTATGAGTGACAGAATTATACAACAATCTATTAAACAATTTCTTGAACCTATATGTGAAGCTCAATTTTTTAAACATTCTTATGGATTTAGACCACTCCGCTCTACACATGATGCTATTGCAAGAATGAATCGTTTAATTAATCGAAGCAACTTACATTATGTAGTTGATATTGATATTAAAGGTTTCTTTGATAATGTGAACCATAGTTTATTATTAAAGCAACTATGGAATTTTGGTGTTCAGGATAGAAAAATTCTACGAATTATAAGCAAAATGTTGAAAGCGGAAATAGCTGGCGAAGGTGTGCCTTCGAAGGGCACCCCGCAGGGAGGTATTCTCTCCCCTTTACTATCAAATATTGTTTTACATGATGTGGACAAATGGGTTTCGGGTCAATGGGAATGTTTTGAAACCCATCATGAATATGCAAATATTAGCGGGAAATTTAAGGCTCTTAAAAAGACGGGTTTAAAAGAAGGATATATCGTCAGATATGCAGATGATTTCAAAATACTATGTAGAGATTGGAAAACTGCCCAAAAATGGTACCATGCGGTTGAACTTTATATAAACGAACGCTTAAAGTTAAACATTTCCGAGGAAAAGTCTCAAATTGTTAATTTAAGAAAACGAAGTTCGGAATTCTTAGGGTTTACAATTAGAGCTGTACAAAAAGGTAATAAACGAGTCGTTCACTCACGTCTGAGTAAAAAGAAAAAAGAAGCTTATAAAGCGGAAGGTTTAAAAAGAATCAAGCAACTTCAAAAAATACCAACTGCCAATAATGCAATGCTTTTTAACAGTTGGGTTTTAGGCATCCATAATTATAGCAAGGCAGCTACACATGTGTGTAAAGAATTTCGAGAAATTGCATATTGCCTAAGCAGAAGTTTATACAATCGCTTTAAACAAATTGGAGTATATGATTACCCTAATAGACCCCCTCCCACATACTCTAGGTATTATAAGACATCAATCAAGGCCTATAAAGTTAATGGAGTATACCTCTATCCTTTGGCAGATATTAAACACCAGATATTACGGAGTTTTTCTCAGTGGCAAACGCCATATACCGAAAAAGGAAGAGCAGGTATACATAAGAACATTAATATTGATGTATATCAGGAGATTATCAAACTAATGAAATCAAATATTTCCACAAGGAATATAGAATATATTGATAATCGTATTAGCAGATATAGTATGAGAAGTGGGAAATGCGAAATTACTGGAAGGTTTCTTCCAGCCGAACTGGTTCATTGTCATCACTATTTGCCAGTAAAGCTTGGTGGGCTTGATGTATTTAAGAATTTAAGAATCATCCATAAATCCTTACACGTACTCATTCATGCCACCAATAAAGCAACTATTAAAAAGTATATAGAAGAACAAAAAGTTGGTAGTGGGGACTTAGTAAAAATTAACATTTATCGTAAGATGTGTAACTTAGAATCTATCAGTTAA
- a CDS encoding OmpA family protein codes for MNTKYQRLFKQDQDEGQFWPSFTDLLTTILLCFMLIFIFMMVIKSLQIEEMEETLDQIMGVRANLVSELKEEFSGSAMGVEVDDKTGAIIFNTEILFEYGDDELKPDSFTFLDEFVPKYLDILLQSGYEEYIAEIIIEGHTDRDGGYLYNLRLAQDRAYSVADYILGEDFPYENIQNHVKEKLTVNSKSYSAVRTDEEGDYSATDSRRVEFKFRLKDDEILDKTREILGDS; via the coding sequence ATGAATACTAAATACCAACGATTATTTAAACAAGACCAGGACGAAGGTCAATTCTGGCCATCGTTCACGGATTTGCTTACGACCATTTTGCTGTGTTTCATGTTAATTTTTATTTTCATGATGGTTATTAAATCATTGCAGATAGAGGAGATGGAGGAAACGCTCGACCAAATCATGGGCGTGCGGGCAAACCTGGTTAGTGAATTAAAAGAGGAATTCAGTGGCTCTGCTATGGGGGTTGAGGTGGACGATAAAACAGGTGCGATTATTTTTAACACGGAAATATTATTTGAGTATGGTGATGACGAATTAAAGCCAGATTCCTTTACGTTTTTGGATGAGTTTGTTCCAAAGTACCTAGATATCCTCTTGCAAAGTGGGTACGAAGAATATATTGCTGAAATCATTATTGAAGGCCACACGGATCGTGATGGTGGCTATTTATACAACTTGAGGCTCGCACAGGACAGGGCGTATAGTGTCGCTGACTATATTCTGGGTGAGGATTTTCCATATGAAAATATTCAAAACCATGTCAAAGAAAAGTTGACCGTAAACAGCAAGTCCTATTCTGCTGTACGCACAGATGAAGAGGGGGACTATAGTGCGACAGATTCCCGTAGAGTGGAATTCAAGTTTCGTTTGAAAGATGATGAGATCCTTGATAAAACAAGAGAGATTTTGGGTGATTCGTAG
- a CDS encoding MotA/TolQ/ExbB proton channel family protein translates to MVQSILEMFTSEQKAEAMLANPMIEGIFIFLFTAFVIAILVHIVLFNKLKKIRNYLKDTNRMDIDPLSSFKEQFEKKQEAVKAETFVQEKFSSWRVFNVPVVSLIKMIQMTVSVFILIGVLGTFIGLTSSLNSINLDDSDLVAGVAGVLSGIDVAFYTSIVGMSFSLIMTVLIRMLNTELMLTDIMLMTESNLEGTEQNGLSRMIEVSETINQSILSLQETNQQSLQGIESAFTGFQEYTTGLQQSAKDLAAFNEGLSDNLGEFQELFRSMKEVTDGFGEGTTKLNKNFDSLFSYFKKMDGRNERMTQAFENTYEKVKEVSNTQLETLNQFEDSVVDIKQFTSSIVEGQESIQAAFEKIHGKSSDLVDRMEAHNKEFKQIFGDDLTGKLAGIMTYLSELSGDFDKMGDSIGKLPDALDVINQTQAEYKHLLSDRFNELKEFNRTFNNHLKAHSSESMAFEKHIQEASRTYEQVGMKNNQLINEMNGTIAQMNHTFNQRENQLEASVGVLKDTLTNYVATLEGNLGNKLDKVAQGFGQYVNETNEGMRNEFKELRRITEATHQSNGRFIQQTLQELAREIQALNQQQNSIGSQARKRVNGIGLDQNEY, encoded by the coding sequence ATGGTGCAATCAATTCTGGAGATGTTTACAAGTGAGCAAAAAGCGGAGGCGATGTTGGCCAATCCAATGATTGAGGGCATTTTTATCTTTTTATTTACCGCTTTCGTGATCGCGATTCTGGTTCATATTGTCCTATTTAATAAATTGAAAAAAATAAGGAATTACTTAAAAGACACAAATCGAATGGATATCGATCCACTATCTTCTTTTAAGGAACAATTTGAAAAGAAACAAGAAGCGGTAAAGGCGGAAACCTTCGTGCAGGAGAAGTTTTCGAGTTGGCGTGTTTTCAATGTGCCTGTTGTCAGTCTAATTAAAATGATCCAGATGACGGTCTCTGTTTTTATCCTGATTGGTGTATTGGGGACGTTTATTGGGCTGACATCATCCTTAAATAGTATTAATTTAGACGATAGTGATTTAGTTGCAGGAGTAGCTGGCGTTCTGTCAGGGATTGATGTTGCTTTTTACACAAGTATAGTGGGTATGAGTTTCTCGTTGATCATGACGGTTCTCATTAGAATGCTCAACACGGAATTGATGCTGACAGATATTATGCTGATGACCGAATCCAATCTGGAAGGAACGGAGCAAAATGGACTCAGCCGGATGATTGAGGTGTCGGAAACAATTAATCAATCCATTCTCAGCCTGCAGGAAACGAATCAGCAATCTCTACAGGGAATAGAATCTGCGTTTACGGGATTTCAGGAATATACGACAGGGCTCCAGCAATCGGCTAAGGACTTGGCTGCATTTAATGAGGGACTTTCTGATAACCTAGGGGAATTTCAGGAGCTTTTCCGAAGTATGAAGGAAGTGACGGACGGATTTGGAGAAGGTACAACAAAGCTAAATAAGAACTTTGATAGTCTATTTTCCTATTTCAAAAAGATGGACGGACGAAATGAGCGAATGACGCAGGCTTTTGAAAATACTTATGAAAAAGTGAAGGAAGTCTCAAATACGCAACTGGAGACTCTAAATCAATTCGAGGATTCGGTGGTGGATATCAAACAATTCACCTCCTCCATTGTGGAAGGGCAAGAATCCATACAAGCTGCATTTGAGAAAATACATGGAAAAAGCAGTGACCTTGTGGATCGGATGGAGGCACATAATAAGGAGTTCAAACAGATTTTTGGGGACGATCTTACTGGAAAACTCGCAGGAATCATGACATATTTGAGTGAGCTTTCGGGGGATTTTGATAAAATGGGTGATTCAATTGGCAAGCTTCCTGATGCCCTTGACGTTATCAATCAAACACAGGCCGAATATAAGCATCTGTTATCCGATCGTTTTAATGAATTGAAGGAATTTAATCGAACATTTAATAACCATCTAAAAGCCCATTCCTCTGAATCAATGGCATTTGAGAAGCATATACAGGAGGCTTCCAGAACCTATGAACAGGTAGGGATGAAAAATAACCAGCTCATCAATGAGATGAACGGGACGATTGCTCAAATGAATCACACATTCAATCAGCGGGAGAATCAGCTTGAGGCAAGTGTAGGCGTTCTAAAGGATACACTCACCAATTATGTTGCCACGCTGGAAGGAAACCTTGGAAACAAACTGGATAAGGTAGCTCAAGGATTTGGACAATACGTGAATGAAACAAATGAAGGGATGCGAAACGAATTTAAGGAATTACGTCGGATAACCGAAGCAACCCATCAAAGCAATGGTCGCTTTATCCAACAAACATTACAGGAGCTCGCCCGGGAAATTCAAGCACTCAATCAGCAGCAAAATTCCATTGGTTCCCAAGCACGAAAAAGGGTTAATGGTATAGGGTTGGATCAAAATGAATACTAA